From the Halopelagius longus genome, the window CGCGGACGCCGACGCTCCCGTCTGTTCGGAAGACGCCCTCGAACGTCCGCCCGGTGACGGACGGAGCGCTCACGCCGCCTCACCTCCGGCGTCCGCCCGGTCGCCGCGGCCGCGGGTGCTCTCGCAGTTGTGGGTGTGGACCCACTCGCCCGGGCCGATGGCCCGCGTCGCCGCGCCGATGACCTCGCCGTACTTCCGAACCTCGTCGCCGACGGCGAACGACTCCACGGCGACCTTGTGACCGAAGGGAACGTCCTCGGAGAGGGTGACGGTCCGCCCGCCGCGCTCGATTTCGGTTCCCGCGGAGAGGTCGTCCACCGCCGTTCCGACGTTGTCGGCGTCGCTCAGGAGGAGGAGGGCGTCGTCGAGGACGCGACCCTTCATGCGCCCGCCTCCGCGTCGAGTTCCCGCGGTTGAATCTCGTTGATGGCGAACTCCTCTAACCGCCGGTGCTCGGACTCGGTGCGCCGGCCGTCGGCCACCTCGACGAGCGTC encodes:
- a CDS encoding UxaA family hydrolase, which translates into the protein MKGRVLDDALLLLSDADNVGTAVDDLSAGTEIERGGRTVTLSEDVPFGHKVAVESFAVGDEVRKYGEVIGAATRAIGPGEWVHTHNCESTRGRGDRADAGGEAA